The Flavobacterium praedii genome window below encodes:
- a CDS encoding phage portal protein family protein, with protein MGTFSFSFKNPFGQKSSADLGAQTTKKGNSYIQNIVPKTISQTRQDIKVWTNAQNMAQTEENPKFFPIQNLYDNILKDLHLQSQVNNRMLKSLSRPFTIKNADGKTNEELTNLLQDKGFVFQVNKAILETIFRRHSLGEFAYKLVNNEPVLTFDCIPRQNVDPVNGYIYYDYTDDKKINYREQKEYGSWLIEFGEKNTTLGLLDGCVPMVLFKRFGGSCWSELCEIYGIPPRVMKTNTQDKVMVNRAKQMMQDMGSAAWFIIDDSESFDFAKGVNTNGDVYKNLLQYCNNELSMGISGTVVGQDTKNGSNGKEKTSIGILDDLVDSDLSLIEQCWRDTVIPALQALGVLPPGVMYKYDATEDLETLWKMVTEAANFLEVDPKWVETKFGIKVIGTKKTDPATKLSLNLGEDFFV; from the coding sequence ATGGGAACATTTTCATTTTCTTTCAAAAACCCATTCGGGCAAAAAAGCAGTGCAGATTTAGGCGCTCAAACCACTAAAAAAGGTAATAGCTACATACAAAATATCGTACCTAAAACCATTAGCCAAACCCGTCAAGACATCAAGGTTTGGACTAATGCGCAAAACATGGCACAAACAGAAGAGAATCCAAAATTCTTTCCTATACAAAACTTATACGACAACATTCTCAAAGATTTGCACCTACAGTCTCAGGTCAACAATAGAATGCTGAAGTCATTAAGCAGACCTTTTACCATTAAAAACGCTGATGGTAAAACCAATGAGGAATTAACCAATTTGCTACAAGACAAAGGGTTTGTTTTTCAAGTCAACAAAGCCATTTTAGAAACGATTTTCAGAAGACACTCCTTGGGTGAGTTCGCCTATAAATTAGTGAACAACGAGCCAGTTCTAACCTTTGATTGTATTCCGCGTCAAAATGTGGATCCCGTAAACGGATACATCTACTACGACTACACAGATGACAAAAAAATCAACTACAGAGAGCAAAAAGAATACGGCTCCTGGTTGATTGAGTTTGGCGAAAAAAACACCACTCTGGGGCTGCTTGATGGCTGTGTACCTATGGTTCTTTTCAAGCGTTTTGGTGGCAGTTGTTGGAGTGAGCTTTGCGAGATTTACGGAATCCCGCCCCGAGTAATGAAGACCAACACTCAAGACAAAGTAATGGTAAATCGTGCCAAACAAATGATGCAGGACATGGGTTCGGCTGCTTGGTTTATCATTGACGACTCTGAGAGCTTCGATTTTGCAAAAGGAGTGAATACCAATGGCGATGTTTACAAAAACTTACTGCAGTATTGTAACAATGAATTGTCAATGGGTATCTCTGGAACCGTTGTAGGTCAAGACACCAAAAACGGCTCCAACGGAAAAGAAAAAACGTCCATCGGCATACTTGACGATTTAGTGGATAGTGATTTATCATTGATTGAACAATGCTGGCGTGATACGGTTATTCCTGCTTTGCAAGCCTTGGGCGTTTTGCCCCCTGGTGTAATGTACAAGTATGATGCGACGGAAGATTTAGAAACGCTTTGGAAAATGGTTACTGAAGCGGCTAACTTTTTAGAAGTTGACCCTAAATGGGTAGAAACTAAGTTTGGTATTAAAGTGATTGGAACTAAAAAGACAGATCCGGCCACAAAACTCTCTTTGAATCTTGGTGAGGATTTTTTCGTGTAG
- a CDS encoding phage protein Gp36 family protein — translation MFIEKADLGSVLYDYQIDQITDGNDDLVAQACNAAIEEAKSYLTPNVEDKKWLDGRLLYDVETIFSQTGNDRHSLIVQHCCTMAKWYVAELCNADFIYEKAKERYDRAVDWFTKVAKGTINVSSLPQLTRDETTAGDKQPFQFGSRAKFNHDY, via the coding sequence ATGTTTATCGAAAAAGCAGACTTAGGAAGTGTCCTATATGATTATCAAATAGACCAAATCACAGACGGGAATGATGATTTGGTGGCTCAAGCTTGCAACGCCGCCATTGAAGAGGCGAAGAGCTATTTAACCCCAAATGTTGAGGATAAAAAATGGCTTGACGGCAGACTATTGTATGATGTCGAAACAATCTTTTCTCAAACTGGAAACGACAGGCACTCGCTAATAGTACAGCATTGCTGTACTATGGCAAAATGGTATGTAGCAGAATTATGTAACGCGGATTTCATTTATGAAAAAGCAAAAGAACGTTACGACCGTGCAGTGGATTGGTTTACTAAGGTTGCCAAAGGAACCATAAACGTTTCTTCATTACCGCAGTTAACAAGAGACGAAACAACAGCAGGAGACAAACAGCCCTTTCAATTTGGTTCAAGAGCAAAATTTAATCACGATTATTAA